A window of Vigna unguiculata cultivar IT97K-499-35 chromosome 4, ASM411807v1, whole genome shotgun sequence contains these coding sequences:
- the LOC114181554 gene encoding homeobox-leucine zipper protein HDG11-like: MEYGSGSPGDLHHHHDGSSDSQRRKKRYHRHTANQIQRLESMFKECPHPDEKQRMQLSRELGLAPRQIKFWFQNRRTQMKAQHERADNSALRQENDKIRCENIAIREALKNVICPSCGGPPINDDCYFDEQKLRLENAQLKEELDRVSSIAAKYIGRPISQLPPVQPIHISSLDLSMGSFASQGMGGPSLDLDLLPGSSSSMPNVPPFQPACLSDMDKSLMSDIASNAMEEMIRLLQTNEPLWMKGPDGRDVLDLDTYERMFPKANGHMKNPNVHAEASRDSGVVIMNGLTLVDMFMDPNKWLELFPTIVTIARTIEVISSGMMGGHSGCLQLMYEELQVLSPLVSTREFYFLRYCQQIEQGLWAIVDVSYDFPQDNQFAPQFRSHRLPSGVFIQDLPNGYSKVTWIEHVEVEDKTPVHRLYRSMIYSGIAFGAQRWLTTLQRMCERIACLMVTSNSTRDLGGVIPSPEGKRSMMKLAQRMVTNFCASISASAGHRWTTLSGSGMNEIGVRVTVHKSTDPGQPNGVVLSAATTIWLPIPPQTVFNFFKDEKKRPQWDVLSNGNAVQEVAHIANGAHPGNCISVLRAFNTSQNNMLILQESCVDSSGSLVVYCPVDLPAINIAMSGEDPSYIPLLPSGFTISPDGQGEQDGGGASSSTSSGRVMGGSGGSLITVAFQILVSSLPSAKLNFESVTTVNSLIGNTVQQIKAALNCPSS; the protein is encoded by the exons ATGGAGTATGGAAGTGGGTCTCCTGGTGATCTCCATCATCACCATGATGGTTCTTCTGATTCCCAGAGAAGGAAGAAGCGTTACCACCGTCACACAGCCAACCAGATTCAGAGGCTTGAATC GATGTTCAAGGAGTGTCCTCACCCAGATGAGAAACAACGGATGCAGTTAAGTCGGGAGTTAGGCTTGGCGCCTAGACAGATCAAGTTTTGGTTCCAGAACAGGAGGACCCAGATGAAG GCTCAGCATGAGAGAGCTGATAATTCTGCACTCCGTCAAGAGAACGACAAGATACGCTGTGAGAACATAGCCATAAGGGAGGCCTTGAAAAACGTTATCTGCCCCTCTTGTGGGGGTCCTCCCATCAATGACGATTGTTATTTTGATGAGCAAAAGTTGAGATTGGAGAATGCTCAACTCAAAGAGGAG CTTGATAGAGTATCTAGCATTGCAGCAAAGTACATCGGAAGGCCAATTTCTCAACTCCCACCTGTTCAACCTATTCATATATCTTCTCTGGACTTGTCAATGGGGAGTTTTGCAAGCCAAGGGATGGGTGGCCCTTCACTTGATCTTGATCTTCTCCCCGGGAGTTCATCGTCCATGCCGAATGTGCCTCCTTTCCAACCAGCATGTCTTTCAGACATGGACAAGTCCCTCATGTCCGACATTGCCTCAAACGCCATGGAAGAAATGATCAGGCTACTGCAAACAAATGAGCCCTTGTGGATGAAAGGTCCTGATGGGAGGGATGTCCTTGATCTTGATACCTATGAAAGAATGTTCCCCAAGGCTAATGGTCACATGAAGAACCCCAATGTTCATGCTGAAGCTTCAAGAGATTCAGGAGTTGTTATTATGAATGGCTTAACCTTGGTTGACATGTTTATGGACCCG AACAAGTGGTTGGAGCTGTTTCCCACCATTGTCACTATAGCAAGAACGATTGAGGTTATATCTTCTGGAATGATGGGGGGTCATAGCGGTTGTTTGCAACTG ATGTATGAGGAGTTGCAAGTGCTTTCTCCACTTGTTTCTACTAGAGAGTTCTACTTCCTGCGATACTGTCAGCAAATTGAACAAGGCTTATGGGCAATAGTGGATGTTTCATATGATTTTCCTCAAGACAACCAATTTGCTCCTCAATTTCGATCTCATCGTCTTCCTTCTGGTGTCTTCATCCAAGACTTGCCCAATGGATATTCCAAG GTTACCTGGATTGAACATGTAGAGGTTGAAGACAAAACACCAGTTCACAGGCTCTACAGAAGCATGATTTATAGTGGCATTGCATTTGGAGCGCAAAGATGGCTAACTACACTTCAGAGGATGTGTGAAAGAATTGCTTGTCTCATGGTGACGAGCAATTCCACCCGCGATCTCGGTGGAG tgATTCCCTCACCTGAGGGGAAGAGAAGCATGATGAAACTTGCACAAAGGATGGTTACAAATTTCTGTGCAAGCATCAGTGCATCAGCTGGGCACCGATGGACCACACTCTCTGGTAGTGGGATGAATGAGATTGGAGTCAGAGTCACTGTGCATAAGAGTACAGACCCTGGCCAACCTAACGGTGTCGTGCTAAGTGCAGCCACCACCATTTGGCTCCCAATCCCTCCACAAACCGTGTTCAATTTCTtcaaagatgaaaagaaaagaccTCAG TGGGATGTTCTTTCCAATGGCAATGCTGTACAAGAGGTTGCTCATATAGCAAATGGTGCACACCCTGGTAACTGCATATCTGTGCTTCGG GCTTTCAACACAAGTCAAAACAACATGCTGATCCTCCAAGAGAGCTGCGTGGACTCATCAGGGTCCTTAGTGGTGTATTGTCCGGTTGATCTTCCAGCCATCAACATAGCAATGAGTGGGGAAGACCCTTCATACATTCCCCTCCTTCCTTCAGGGTTCACCATTTCACCTGATGGACAAGGTGAACAAGACGGTGGAGGAGCCTCAAGCAGCACAAGCTCAGGGAGGGTGATGGGGGGTTCTGGTGGATCACTCATCACTGTTGCATTCCAAATCCTAGTTAGCAGCTTACCATCTGCAAAACTGAACTTTGAGTCGGTGACGACTGTTAATAGCCTCATCGGCAACACTGTGCAGCAAATAAAAGCTGCCTTGAATTGTCCAAGTTCCTGA